One stretch of Poecilia reticulata strain Guanapo linkage group LG21, Guppy_female_1.0+MT, whole genome shotgun sequence DNA includes these proteins:
- the il20ra gene encoding interleukin-20 receptor subunit alpha produces the protein MRTKLIFVALFLLRCAVSSSPPKPINVSFSSVNLRNVLHWFPGNGTSDGTHFTVQYAIYGNPREVRKGKREHWRAVDQCTNIVRTWCDLSAETWDEEERYYARVRALGRKSSSKWTETNKRFDPKSETIFGPPLISVEIENNSAVVTLNGPVRYSPNNHTPALTMKTIYHRMSYNLSIFNTHRNQVLHFPVEDSLFKYHMMDYNTEYCFSAKSRFLSIPLQSMSSVWHCITTPQDPVIVQLQRVVVGIIVPSLCICIIVLISYLLYNYLSGKGRTNPPVLSQPSFHSCPIVFLPDNTALQLTSIIPNKPPPEIQPFIPCPPYAPQRAGVPQEPEEPMNNLSDDYAAVVPKKVSEENTRQREPEEGVAVNNLKDEHQKNADCYEKKDVKIKDGNSSSGYKPQAKTFGQSPTQTEGSALLQSLPCSLGPVLPSQTQAPTQSNQRSFSDKQTIENNTESSALWFTKNAQTHPLNAHLNLPLLKEEKKRKEIEGGEQEQNQCENVPLLSEYASQVIPTMPAAHSQKSDCLSDEYGALIHATAQKAEAGDFKMEMCSNWNPENMQEMLPMPGMTFNCGERLGGMQPSDRGKEENLGGTFEGTYMTRNHLKLENVLLRQASDDGACAQMEEEIDNILSKWDLVISNDD, from the exons ATGCGGACTAAGCTCATTTTTGTTGCCCTTTTTCTTCTGCGCTGCGCAG tctcctcctctcctccaaaACCGATTAATGTCAGCTTCTCTTCCGTGAACCTGAGGAATGTTCTGCACTGGTTTCCAGGAAATGGCACATCAGATGGCACACACTTTACTGTGCAATACGCCAT CTATGGAAACCCCAGGGAGGTCAGAAAAGGAAAACGGGAGCACTGGAGAGCAGTGGACCAGTGCACCAATATCGTACGGACTTGGTGCGATCTGAGTGCTGAGACGTGGGATGAGGAAGAAAGATATTATGCCAGAGTTCGCGCATTGGGAAGAAAATCATCTTCAAAATGGactgagacaaacaaaagaTTTGATCCGAAGTCAGAGA CAATTTTCGGCCCTCCACTGATTTCTGTGGAAATAGAGAACAACAGTGCAGTTGTCACTCTAAATGGGCCGGTGAGGTATTCGCCAAACAACCACACCCCAGCGCTCACCATGAAAACAATCTATCATCGCATGTCCTATAACCTCTCCATCTTCAACACCCACCGCAACCAAGTG CTTCATTTTCCAGTGGAGGACAGCCTGTTCAAATATCACATGATGGACTACAATACAGAATATTGCTTCTCTGCCAAATCAAGATTCCTCTCCATACCACTGCAGTCCATGTCCTCAGTCTGGCACTGCATAACCACACCTCAAG ACCCTGTTATTGTGCAGCTGCAGCGAGTGGTTGTGGGGATTATTGTCCCATCGCTTTGCATCTGTATAATTGTGTTGATCAGTTACCTTCTCTACAACTACCTGAGTGGGAAAGGACGGACAAACCCACCTGTATTG AGTCAACCATCGTTTCACTCATGTCCTATTGTGTTCCTTCCTGATAACACCGCCCTGCAGCTAACCAGTATCATTCCCAATAAGCCACCTCCTGAGATCCAACCCTTCATTCCATGCCCTCCATATGCACCTCAGAGGGCTGGTGTACCACAAGAACCAGAAGAACCCATGAATAATTTGTCAGATGACTATGCCGCTGTCGTCCCTAAAAAAGTTAGTGAAGAGAACACAAGACAGAGGGAGCCTGAGGAAGGAGTTGCTGTGAATAACTTGAAGGATGAGCACCAGAAAAATGCAGATTGTTACGAGAAGAAAGACGTTAAGATTAAAGATGGTAATTCTTCTAGTGGGTACAAGCCTCAAGCTAAAACATTTGGGCAATCACCTACGCAGACAGAGGGTAGTGCTTTATTGCAGAGTTTGCCGTGCTCCCTAGGTCCTGTTTTACCATCACAAACTCAGGCACCGACGCAATCTAATCAGAGATCATTTAGTGATAAGCAAACTATAGAGAACAATACAGAGTCCTCAGCTTTGTGGTTTACCAAAAATGCTCAAACCCATCCACTTAACGCCCATCTAAACCTACCATTattgaaggaggaaaaaaagaggaaagagatAGAGGGAGGTGAGCAGGAACAAAATCAGTGTGAGAATGTTCCTCTTCTCTCTGAGTATGCCTCTCAGGTCATCCCAACCATGCCTGCTGCCCACTCACAAAAGTCTGACTGCTTGTCAGATGAGTACGGTGCTCTGATTCATGCCACAGCACAGAAAGCAGAGGCAGGTGATTTTAAGATGGAGATGTGTAGTAACTGGAATCCTGAGAACATGCAAGAAATGCTGCCCATGCCGGGGATGACCTTCAACTGCGGCGAAAGGTTGGGTGGCATGCAGCCTTCAGACAGAGGCAAAGAGGAAAATTTAGGAGGAACATTTGAGGGAACGTATATGACAAGGAATCACCTGAAGTTGGAAAATGTGCTTCTCAGACAAGCAAGTGACGATGGGGCTTGCGCACAGATGGAGGAAGAAATTGATAATATTCTTAGCAAATGGGATTTGGTCATCTCAAATGATGACTAG